A window of Pedobacter lusitanus contains these coding sequences:
- a CDS encoding ATP-dependent helicase, producing MDYLAGLNPQQRAAVENTQGPAMIVAGAGSGKTRVITYRVAHLIEKGVDAFNILVLTFTNKASKDMRERISKVVGGEAKNLWMGTFHSVFAKILRVEAEKIGYPSNFTIYDTDDSKSLIRSILREMQLDDKLYNANFVYNRISSAKNNLVSHVEYMKSAEIQAEDISNKRPLIGSIYETYTKRCFKAGAMDFDDLLFKTNVLLKDNPDVLNKYQQKFKYLMVDEYQDTNFSQYTIVKKLAAAYQNICVVGDDAQSIYGFRGANIQNILNFEKDYPDLQVYKLEQNYRSTQNIVDVANSIIANNKNQLEKNVFSENESGDRIKVSRAFTDNEEGKLVAESIMQDRSSKGLNYNDFAILYRTNAQSRAMEEGLRKLNIPYKIFGGLSFYQRKEIKDLIAYFRLTFNPSDEEAIKRVINYPKRGLGDTTVDKIIVAADQHNITMWQVVCEPQTYIAGRIANQLNDFSMLIKSFQAESKKLDAYETALYIAQHSGILKELHTDDSVEGRSRYENIQELLNGIKEFAEREDIEDRSLAIFMQDVALLTNDDRQDDKEKDTVSLMTIHSAKGLEFKNVYVVGLEENLFPSQMSLNSRTDLEEERRLFYVAITRAEKKLTLTYATSRYRWGTLTNCEPSRFISEISARFLELEVVKAPKTTLGSDSFDGERRSWSQQRDSFSKPKPASSGSATQTVPSRPKTSTMLPTAHIPTPGFTPDAASAFQNGMDVEHEKFGFGKIINLEGTLPDVKATVFFQGLGNKQLLLKFAKLRIVK from the coding sequence TTGGATTATTTAGCAGGATTAAACCCTCAGCAACGTGCAGCAGTAGAGAATACTCAGGGACCGGCCATGATTGTGGCTGGTGCAGGATCAGGAAAAACCAGGGTGATTACATACAGAGTAGCCCATCTTATTGAAAAAGGTGTGGATGCGTTTAATATTTTAGTATTAACCTTTACCAACAAGGCTTCAAAAGATATGCGTGAGCGTATCTCTAAAGTTGTAGGGGGAGAAGCAAAAAACCTGTGGATGGGAACATTCCACTCCGTATTTGCCAAGATATTACGCGTAGAAGCAGAAAAGATAGGTTATCCGTCTAATTTCACTATTTATGATACGGATGACAGTAAAAGTCTGATCAGATCCATACTGCGTGAAATGCAGCTGGATGACAAGTTGTATAATGCAAACTTTGTATATAACCGGATTTCTTCTGCAAAGAACAACCTGGTAAGCCATGTGGAATACATGAAAAGTGCCGAAATTCAGGCTGAAGATATCAGTAACAAACGTCCTTTAATTGGTTCTATCTATGAAACCTATACTAAACGTTGTTTCAAGGCAGGAGCTATGGATTTTGATGATTTGCTTTTCAAAACCAATGTATTGTTAAAAGATAATCCCGATGTATTAAATAAGTACCAGCAGAAATTCAAATACCTGATGGTCGATGAGTACCAGGATACCAATTTTTCCCAGTACACCATTGTAAAAAAACTGGCCGCAGCTTATCAGAATATCTGTGTGGTAGGTGATGATGCACAGAGTATCTACGGATTCCGTGGGGCAAATATTCAGAATATCCTGAATTTCGAGAAGGATTATCCTGATCTGCAGGTCTATAAACTGGAACAGAATTACCGTTCTACCCAAAATATAGTTGATGTGGCAAACAGTATCATTGCCAACAACAAAAATCAGCTGGAGAAAAATGTATTCTCAGAAAATGAATCTGGTGACAGGATCAAAGTATCAAGAGCTTTTACAGATAACGAAGAAGGGAAACTGGTTGCAGAGTCTATCATGCAGGACAGATCTTCCAAAGGACTGAATTATAATGACTTTGCTATTCTTTACCGTACCAATGCCCAGTCAAGGGCAATGGAGGAAGGTTTAAGAAAACTGAATATTCCTTATAAAATATTTGGCGGACTTTCTTTCTATCAGCGTAAAGAGATCAAAGATTTAATTGCTTACTTCCGTCTTACTTTTAATCCGAGTGACGAAGAAGCTATCAAAAGAGTAATCAATTATCCCAAAAGAGGATTAGGAGATACTACCGTTGATAAAATTATTGTAGCTGCCGATCAGCATAATATTACGATGTGGCAGGTAGTCTGTGAACCACAGACTTATATTGCGGGCAGGATTGCCAATCAGCTGAATGATTTTTCTATGCTGATTAAAAGTTTCCAGGCGGAGTCCAAAAAACTCGATGCCTACGAGACGGCTTTATACATCGCCCAGCATTCCGGCATATTGAAAGAACTGCATACTGATGACAGTGTGGAAGGCCGCAGCAGATATGAAAACATTCAGGAATTACTGAATGGTATTAAAGAATTTGCTGAACGTGAAGATATTGAAGACAGAAGTCTGGCTATTTTCATGCAGGATGTTGCTTTGTTAACCAACGATGACAGACAGGACGATAAAGAAAAAGACACCGTTTCGCTGATGACCATTCACTCGGCAAAAGGACTGGAGTTCAAGAATGTTTATGTTGTAGGACTGGAAGAGAATCTGTTTCCTTCGCAGATGTCATTGAATTCAAGAACAGATCTGGAAGAAGAACGCCGTTTGTTTTATGTGGCTATTACCCGTGCAGAGAAAAAACTGACGCTGACTTATGCAACTTCCCGCTATCGCTGGGGTACGCTGACCAATTGTGAACCAAGCCGGTTTATCAGTGAAATCAGTGCAAGATTCCTGGAACTGGAGGTTGTCAAAGCCCCTAAAACAACTCTCGGATCGGATAGTTTTGATGGTGAACGCCGGTCATGGTCTCAGCAAAGGGATTCTTTCAGCAAACCTAAACCAGCATCCTCAGGTTCGGCCACTCAGACCGTACCTTCAAGGCCTAAAACCAGTACGATGCTGCCTACTGCACACATCCCGACACCAGGTTTTACGCCTGATGCGGCAAGTGCTTTCCAAAACGGTATGGATGTTGAACATGAGAAGTTTGGATTTGGTAAAATCATCAATCTGGAAGGTACTTTACCGGACGTAAAAGCGACGGTATTTTTCCAGGGATTAGGAAACAAGCAATTGTTATTAAAATTTGCTAAATTGCGGATTGTAAAATAA
- a CDS encoding DUF4290 domain-containing protein, with amino-acid sequence MNFDYNTTRNELILAEYGRNVQNMVKYICELPDLEERNKYAQAVIDLMGFLNPHLRDVADFKHKLWDHLHIISGYKIDVDSPYPKPTPEMALVKPSHIGYPQQRIKYKHYGKTVEVMIERAIEVEEPERRAALVQGIANFMKMAYVTWNKDSVADETILKNLSELSGGLLQLEENINLNKVEFRPQASRTSTNTNRGRNNNNNKGRQNNNNNRPRSNSNSKQRH; translated from the coding sequence ATGAATTTCGATTACAATACCACAAGAAACGAGTTAATTCTTGCAGAATACGGACGTAATGTACAGAACATGGTGAAGTATATTTGCGAGCTACCGGATCTGGAAGAGCGTAATAAATATGCTCAGGCAGTGATAGATCTGATGGGTTTTTTAAACCCACATCTAAGGGACGTTGCCGATTTCAAGCATAAATTATGGGATCATTTGCACATTATCTCCGGTTATAAAATCGACGTAGATAGTCCTTATCCCAAACCAACTCCAGAGATGGCATTGGTTAAACCTTCGCATATCGGTTATCCGCAGCAAAGGATCAAATACAAGCACTATGGTAAAACTGTTGAGGTGATGATCGAAAGAGCCATCGAAGTAGAAGAACCGGAGCGCAGAGCAGCATTGGTACAGGGTATTGCGAACTTTATGAAAATGGCTTATGTGACATGGAATAAAGATAGCGTAGCCGATGAAACTATTCTTAAAAACCTGAGTGAATTATCCGGCGGATTACTGCAGCTGGAAGAAAACATCAATCTGAACAAGGTTGAATTCAGACCACAGGCCAGCAGAACATCAACCAATACCAATCGCGGAAGGAATAACAACAACAATAAGGGAAGACAAAACAACAATAATAACCGTCCCCGCAGTAATTCCAATTCAAAACAAAGACACTAA
- the murA gene encoding UDP-N-acetylglucosamine 1-carboxyvinyltransferase, which produces MNAFEIIGGKKLKGEIHPQGAKNEALQIISAVLLTEEKVTVSNIPDIKDVNKLIELLGDLGVEVNRLSKDTYTFEAKNIDLEFFKSATFKSKGGSLRGSIMIVGPLLARFGQAAIPKPGGDKIGRRRLDTHFLGFEKLGAKFNYDAKESFFNVDATNLKGAYILLDEASVTGTANIVMAAVLAKGVTTIYNAACEPYLQQLCKMLNRMGAKISGIGSNLLTIEGVDKLGGTEHKMLPDMIEIGSFIGLAAMTESEITIKNVCYEELGVIPDVFRKLGINFERRGDDIYIPSQKHYIIDTFIDGSILTIADSPWPGFTPDLLSIVLVIATQAKGSVLIHQKMFESRLFFVDKLIEMGAQIILCDPHRATVNGINKQYKLRGISMTSPDIRAGVSLLIAALSAEGTSTIFNIEQIERGYQDIDTRLRALGAQIKRVDANSPSH; this is translated from the coding sequence ATGAACGCATTTGAAATTATAGGTGGGAAGAAGTTAAAAGGTGAAATTCATCCGCAGGGAGCTAAGAATGAGGCTCTGCAGATTATATCTGCCGTTTTACTAACAGAAGAAAAAGTCACTGTAAGTAATATCCCTGACATCAAAGATGTAAATAAACTGATCGAACTTCTGGGTGATTTAGGCGTTGAAGTAAACCGTTTATCCAAAGACACTTACACATTTGAAGCAAAAAATATAGATCTTGAATTCTTTAAATCAGCAACTTTTAAATCTAAGGGTGGCAGTTTGAGAGGTTCAATTATGATTGTCGGCCCGCTTCTTGCACGTTTCGGACAAGCTGCCATCCCTAAACCAGGTGGTGATAAAATCGGACGCAGAAGGCTGGATACCCACTTCCTTGGTTTTGAGAAATTAGGTGCGAAATTCAATTATGATGCTAAAGAATCTTTCTTCAACGTAGATGCAACTAACCTTAAGGGTGCTTATATCTTATTGGACGAGGCCTCTGTAACCGGTACAGCGAACATCGTAATGGCTGCGGTATTGGCTAAAGGAGTGACTACGATCTATAACGCTGCCTGTGAACCTTATTTACAGCAGTTATGTAAAATGCTTAACCGCATGGGTGCCAAAATATCCGGAATCGGCTCAAACCTGCTGACTATTGAAGGAGTTGACAAACTGGGTGGCACTGAACACAAAATGTTACCTGATATGATTGAAATTGGTTCTTTCATCGGCCTTGCTGCTATGACTGAATCAGAAATCACCATCAAAAATGTATGTTATGAAGAATTAGGGGTAATTCCTGATGTATTCAGAAAATTAGGTATCAATTTTGAACGCAGAGGCGATGATATTTATATCCCTTCTCAAAAACATTATATCATTGATACTTTTATTGACGGGTCTATCCTGACTATTGCAGACTCACCATGGCCTGGCTTCACTCCTGACCTGCTGAGTATTGTACTGGTAATAGCTACCCAGGCTAAAGGTTCAGTGCTGATTCACCAGAAAATGTTCGAAAGCCGTTTATTCTTTGTGGATAAACTGATTGAAATGGGTGCTCAGATTATTTTATGTGATCCGCACAGAGCAACTGTTAACGGAATCAACAAACAATATAAATTAAGAGGTATCAGTATGACTTCTCCTGATATCAGAGCAGGGGTTTCACTGTTAATTGCAGCATTATCTGCTGAAGGAACTTCAACGATATTCAATATCGAACAGATTGAGCGTGGCTACCAGGACATTGATACACGTTTACGTGCATTAGGTGCGCAAATCAAACGTGTTGATGCCAATTCGCCATCACACTAA
- a CDS encoding glycosyltransferase family 39 protein — MRLNSPPQKINTLIFLFASFSLILHLIGLNNYGIHRDEFLHIALGNHLNFGYAEVPPFIAMVARFSVDVFGDSAFAVRLIPAICAALTVLTAGFIVKEIGGKGFAVTLCCMAIVLSPGFLATGYLLQPVVFDQFWWTLSYYLLIKYIRTRRNGYLLWLGPVIGLGLLTKYAILFIIIAIISGILLTRERRLLLKKQLYIAAVFAFLIFLPNLIWQYLHHWPVLTHMKELTDTQLNNNTLSGFIKGQLMSNGTGLLIWLPGLLLIFFHKNLLPYRWVGFSFLILMGLLIYFKGKPYYAFGVYPALFALSAYGIESVTRRIPAAIKYTMIFLLMLPNLLLVPQAIPVLPINLAVDYFKAIQLDKLFYWEDGKRHQTSQDYADMIGWEEMTALTAEAYAKIPKNLLKETTIFAENYGEAGAVDHLGKKYQLPAVVSLSSSFTLWAPERIPYQCIIYIDDKGQVEKTRRAYAKAELIGIVNNKLSREYGTKVWLLTGAKTDINPGYISVLKAKRQ; from the coding sequence ATGCGCCTCAACTCTCCCCCACAAAAAATCAATACCCTGATCTTTCTGTTTGCCTCTTTCAGCCTGATTTTACATCTGATCGGGTTAAATAATTATGGCATACACAGAGATGAGTTTTTACATATTGCGCTGGGCAATCACCTGAATTTTGGTTATGCAGAAGTCCCTCCTTTTATTGCAATGGTAGCCAGGTTTTCAGTTGATGTCTTCGGTGACAGTGCTTTTGCCGTTCGTCTAATCCCGGCTATTTGTGCTGCTTTAACGGTATTAACTGCTGGATTCATTGTTAAAGAAATTGGAGGCAAAGGTTTTGCAGTAACACTTTGCTGTATGGCCATTGTCCTGTCTCCAGGCTTTTTAGCAACGGGATATTTATTACAGCCCGTAGTATTTGATCAGTTCTGGTGGACACTTAGCTACTATCTGCTGATTAAGTACATCAGGACCAGGCGTAACGGATACCTGCTTTGGCTGGGCCCGGTTATCGGCCTTGGATTGCTCACCAAATATGCCATCCTGTTTATTATTATAGCCATCATTAGTGGAATTTTACTGACCAGGGAACGCAGATTATTGCTAAAAAAGCAGCTCTATATCGCCGCAGTTTTTGCCTTCCTGATTTTCCTGCCTAACCTGATCTGGCAATATCTGCATCATTGGCCTGTATTAACCCATATGAAGGAACTTACAGACACACAGTTAAACAATAATACGCTAAGCGGGTTTATCAAAGGACAACTGATGTCAAATGGTACCGGACTGCTGATCTGGCTGCCTGGCTTATTGCTTATATTCTTTCATAAAAACCTTTTACCCTACCGGTGGGTTGGCTTTAGCTTTCTGATCCTGATGGGGCTGTTAATTTATTTCAAAGGCAAACCCTATTATGCCTTTGGTGTATATCCGGCATTATTTGCCTTAAGCGCCTATGGAATTGAATCAGTAACCCGTCGCATCCCTGCGGCCATAAAATATACAATGATCTTTCTGTTAATGCTGCCTAATCTTTTGCTTGTGCCACAGGCCATTCCTGTTTTACCCATAAATCTTGCTGTGGATTACTTTAAAGCCATTCAACTCGACAAACTTTTCTATTGGGAGGATGGGAAGAGACATCAGACTTCACAGGATTATGCAGATATGATTGGCTGGGAGGAAATGACTGCTTTAACGGCAGAAGCTTATGCCAAAATCCCAAAAAACCTGCTTAAAGAAACTACCATTTTTGCTGAAAATTACGGAGAAGCCGGGGCAGTTGATCATCTGGGTAAAAAGTATCAGCTTCCTGCAGTAGTTTCGCTGAGCAGCAGTTTTACGCTCTGGGCACCTGAACGTATACCTTATCAATGCATAATCTATATAGATGATAAAGGACAGGTAGAAAAAACCAGACGAGCTTATGCCAAAGCCGAACTGATCGGTATAGTAAATAATAAATTATCCAGGGAATATGGTACAAAAGTATGGTTGCTCACCGGAGCAAAAACTGATATCAATCCGGGTTATATATCCGTTCTGAAAGCTAAAAGACAGTAA
- a CDS encoding pyridoxal-phosphate dependent enzyme, whose translation MWYNNILETIGNTPLVRLNSVTKEIQATVLAKVETTNPGNSIKDRMALKMIEDAEQSGKLKPGGTIIEGTSGNTGMGLAMAAIIKGYKCIFTTTDKQSKEKVDALRAFGAEVIVCPTNVEPEDPRSYYSVSSRLEREVPNSWKPNQYDNLANTAAHYEQTGPEIWAQTEGKITHLVVGVGTGGTISGTGKYLKEQNPDIKVWGIDTYGSVFKKYKETGILDKNEIYPYITEGIGEDFLPQNVNFDVIDLFEKVTDKDAALMTRDIARKEGIFVGNSAGSAIAGLLQLKDKLKPEDVVVVIFHDHGSRYMGKMYNEDWLRERGFLKDEKLTARSILSKKEQSEIVTIDCEKTIVEAINTMNMLNISQIPVTQQGMVVGKLAEGDILKALLENPSLKSAPVKEIMSATFPFVDMNTSIDKISALINKENSAVLVEDEKGNFEIITQYDIINAISV comes from the coding sequence ATGTGGTATAATAACATATTAGAAACTATTGGCAATACACCATTGGTGCGATTGAATAGCGTTACGAAAGAAATTCAGGCGACTGTACTGGCAAAGGTGGAGACCACCAATCCGGGTAATTCTATTAAAGACCGTATGGCTTTAAAGATGATTGAAGACGCAGAACAAAGTGGCAAGCTTAAACCAGGAGGAACCATTATTGAAGGTACTTCCGGTAATACAGGTATGGGCCTGGCTATGGCTGCTATTATCAAAGGATATAAGTGTATTTTCACAACAACAGATAAACAGTCTAAGGAAAAAGTTGATGCTTTACGTGCTTTTGGCGCAGAAGTAATCGTTTGTCCTACCAATGTGGAGCCGGAAGATCCGCGTTCCTATTACTCCGTTTCTTCGCGTCTGGAGCGTGAGGTTCCAAACTCATGGAAACCTAACCAATATGATAACCTGGCTAACACAGCAGCTCATTATGAGCAGACAGGGCCGGAAATCTGGGCACAGACTGAAGGAAAGATCACCCACCTGGTAGTGGGCGTTGGAACCGGAGGAACTATATCCGGTACCGGAAAGTATTTAAAAGAACAGAATCCTGACATTAAAGTATGGGGAATTGATACTTACGGTTCTGTTTTTAAAAAATATAAAGAAACAGGTATACTGGATAAAAATGAGATCTATCCTTATATCACTGAAGGCATCGGAGAAGATTTCCTTCCGCAGAATGTCAACTTTGATGTGATTGATCTTTTTGAAAAAGTAACAGATAAAGATGCCGCGCTGATGACACGTGATATTGCACGTAAAGAGGGGATATTTGTAGGTAACTCTGCAGGTTCTGCCATTGCGGGTCTGTTACAGTTAAAGGATAAACTTAAACCCGAAGATGTGGTTGTGGTGATTTTTCATGATCACGGTAGCCGTTATATGGGTAAAATGTATAACGAAGACTGGTTGAGAGAACGTGGTTTCCTTAAGGATGAAAAATTAACAGCCAGATCTATTCTGTCTAAGAAAGAGCAGTCTGAGATTGTGACTATTGATTGTGAGAAAACTATTGTGGAGGCGATCAATACAATGAACATGCTGAATATTTCTCAGATTCCGGTTACCCAGCAGGGAATGGTTGTAGGTAAACTGGCAGAAGGAGATATCCTGAAAGCTTTACTGGAAAACCCTTCATTGAAATCTGCACCGGTTAAAGAGATTATGTCTGCTACTTTCCCGTTTGTAGATATGAATACCTCAATTGATAAGATTTCTGCACTGATCAACAAAGAGAACAGCGCAGTACTGGTTGAGGATGAAAAAGGTAATTTTGAAATTATTACCCAGTACGACATTATCAATGCGATATCTGTTTAA
- the dprA gene encoding DNA-processing protein DprA encodes MSILHQIALTLIKNIGPVTAKCLLAHFHNPEAIFAAGEAALMQVEGLEPFRVHEILRTNALSLAAAQLTFLDQHQIEVLFYTDDKYPQRLKDCSDAPVLLYYKGKADLNHPRIVSIVGSRKATPYGLLLCQQLISLLQHYDVLVVSGLAYGIDVAAHRQSLCYKIPTVGVLGHGLDRVYPAAHRQTAGAMLESGGLLTEFPLNTIPEKGNFPKRNRVIAGLADVVVVVEAAVKGGALITAGIADSYHRDVFAFPGRTTDICSQGCNFLIKTNRAGLISQPEDLVYYMGWETAVPVNALVQEPLFNGLSAAEITLVKLLKAAPSGIDELGLKAGIQQHKLVLHLLNLEMKGVLISLPGKIYQLI; translated from the coding sequence ATGAGTATACTCCATCAGATTGCCCTTACCCTCATTAAAAATATTGGTCCTGTAACAGCGAAATGTTTGCTGGCCCATTTTCATAACCCCGAGGCTATTTTTGCCGCAGGTGAAGCCGCATTGATGCAGGTTGAAGGTCTGGAGCCTTTCAGGGTACATGAAATTCTCCGGACCAATGCACTTAGTCTGGCAGCAGCACAATTAACATTTCTTGATCAGCATCAGATAGAAGTCCTTTTTTATACAGACGATAAATATCCGCAGCGTTTAAAGGATTGCAGTGATGCTCCGGTTTTGCTTTATTATAAAGGCAAAGCCGATCTGAACCATCCCAGAATAGTCAGTATTGTTGGTTCCAGGAAGGCTACCCCTTACGGTCTGCTGCTCTGTCAGCAGCTGATCAGTTTATTGCAGCATTACGATGTGCTGGTGGTGAGCGGGCTTGCCTATGGTATTGATGTGGCAGCGCACAGACAAAGTTTGTGCTATAAAATACCTACTGTCGGGGTATTGGGACACGGACTGGACCGGGTATACCCCGCTGCTCACCGGCAAACTGCCGGTGCAATGCTGGAGAGCGGAGGTCTGCTCACGGAATTTCCTTTAAATACAATTCCTGAGAAAGGAAATTTTCCCAAACGGAACCGGGTTATTGCCGGTCTTGCAGATGTGGTCGTGGTAGTAGAAGCAGCTGTAAAAGGAGGGGCGCTGATTACAGCAGGAATTGCAGATTCCTATCACAGGGACGTTTTTGCTTTCCCGGGCAGGACAACCGATATCTGCAGTCAGGGCTGCAATTTTCTGATTAAAACGAATAGGGCCGGTCTGATCAGTCAGCCTGAAGACCTGGTCTATTATATGGGCTGGGAAACTGCTGTGCCGGTGAATGCGCTGGTACAGGAGCCTTTGTTTAACGGTCTTTCTGCAGCAGAAATTACCCTGGTAAAACTTTTGAAAGCAGCTCCTTCAGGCATTGATGAGCTGGGATTGAAGGCTGGTATACAACAGCATAAGCTCGTATTGCATTTACTGAATCTGGAGATGAAAGGTGTCCTGATTTCACTTCCGGGAAAGATATATCAGCTCATTTAG
- the rsmG gene encoding 16S rRNA (guanine(527)-N(7))-methyltransferase RsmG codes for MEISSALIQKYFKDLSEDQIAKFDQLFDLYSFWNAQINVISRKDIEELYERHILHSLGIAKFCTFKAGEKVLDVGTGGGFPGIPLAILFPETEFHLVDSIGKKIKVVTEVAAALGLKNVKASHLRAEQVNDKYDFVVSRAVTRLIDFYPWIKDKFNKNSKNAIANGILYLKGGELAEEISESRLKAELYPLSAYFEEDFFETKFVVYIPC; via the coding sequence GTGGAAATAAGCTCAGCCCTCATACAAAAGTATTTTAAAGATCTCAGTGAAGATCAGATCGCAAAGTTTGATCAGTTGTTTGATTTATATAGTTTCTGGAATGCGCAGATCAATGTGATCTCCAGAAAAGATATTGAAGAACTCTATGAACGTCATATCCTGCACTCTCTTGGAATTGCTAAATTCTGTACATTCAAGGCAGGAGAGAAGGTTCTGGATGTAGGTACCGGCGGTGGTTTTCCTGGTATTCCTTTGGCCATTTTATTCCCTGAAACAGAATTTCACCTGGTAGATTCTATTGGTAAAAAGATTAAAGTGGTGACCGAGGTTGCTGCTGCTCTCGGGCTAAAGAATGTCAAAGCTTCTCATTTAAGAGCGGAGCAGGTAAATGATAAATACGATTTCGTGGTTTCACGTGCGGTAACCCGTTTAATTGATTTTTATCCTTGGATAAAAGATAAGTTCAATAAGAATTCAAAAAATGCCATAGCCAATGGTATTCTGTACCTGAAGGGTGGGGAGTTAGCTGAAGAAATCAGTGAATCCAGGTTAAAAGCTGAATTATATCCTTTGTCGGCCTATTTTGAAGAGGACTTTTTCGAGACTAAATTTGTTGTTTATATTCCCTGTTAA
- a CDS encoding glycosyltransferase, with protein sequence MELTLLESCLLGALIFCFAVQLYFSLSVHLKLALVKVEELPEQAAKPLSVIICARNEAENLTQYLPAVLQQNYPDFEVIVVNDRSWDQTREVLKGFVAQYKHLKVVTVAEGEKFIAGKKFAVTMGIKAAAHDWLVFTDADCVPASENWLTGMQQPASEQTAIVLGYSPYIRKRGLLNSLIRFETFFTAVNYLAFALDGMPYMGVGRNMAYKKSLFFKNKGFAAHMHIPSGDDDLFVNAHATPQNTEIRLNRLTHVWSEPNTSFSAYLRQKKRHFGAGKFYKARHKFILSLQIIFQFLFYALFIALMFFKPANYLAAGVFALSLIIRSFIYPRLLKRLNYPDLRWWFPVLDILLFIFLVFNGILSIFVKKVKWK encoded by the coding sequence GTGGAATTAACCTTACTAGAGAGTTGCCTGCTGGGTGCCCTCATTTTTTGTTTTGCCGTTCAGCTGTATTTTAGTTTATCTGTACATTTAAAACTGGCTCTTGTTAAAGTAGAAGAACTGCCGGAACAGGCAGCTAAACCTTTGAGTGTTATTATCTGTGCGCGTAACGAAGCAGAGAACCTGACTCAGTATTTACCTGCTGTGTTACAGCAAAATTACCCGGATTTTGAGGTTATCGTAGTCAATGACCGTTCATGGGATCAGACCAGAGAAGTTTTAAAGGGCTTTGTTGCCCAGTATAAACACCTTAAGGTAGTGACTGTTGCAGAGGGAGAGAAGTTCATTGCCGGTAAGAAATTTGCCGTAACGATGGGGATAAAGGCGGCAGCACACGATTGGCTGGTCTTTACAGATGCAGATTGTGTGCCAGCTTCAGAGAACTGGTTAACAGGAATGCAGCAGCCTGCCAGTGAGCAGACGGCAATTGTACTGGGATATTCTCCGTATATCCGTAAACGTGGACTGCTGAACAGTCTGATCCGTTTTGAGACGTTTTTTACTGCTGTTAACTATCTTGCTTTTGCACTGGACGGAATGCCTTATATGGGTGTCGGCAGAAATATGGCTTATAAAAAGTCATTGTTTTTTAAAAACAAAGGTTTTGCAGCGCATATGCATATCCCGTCAGGGGATGATGATTTGTTTGTAAATGCCCACGCAACCCCTCAGAATACAGAGATTCGTCTAAACCGGCTGACACACGTGTGGTCAGAACCGAATACCAGTTTCTCCGCTTATCTGAGACAAAAGAAAAGACATTTTGGTGCCGGTAAGTTCTATAAGGCCAGACATAAATTTATTTTATCCTTACAGATCATATTTCAGTTTCTGTTTTATGCCCTGTTTATTGCATTAATGTTTTTTAAACCTGCTAATTATCTGGCTGCCGGTGTTTTTGCACTGAGCCTGATCATTAGAAGTTTTATTTACCCCCGTTTGCTTAAACGCTTGAATTATCCGGATTTGAGATGGTGGTTTCCTGTTTTGGATATTCTGCTGTTCATTTTCTTAGTGTTTAATGGCATTCTGTCTATATTTGTTAAAAAAGTAAAGTGGAAATAA